Proteins co-encoded in one Corynebacterium tuberculostearicum genomic window:
- a CDS encoding AzlC family ABC transporter permease, protein MRADISQGLRDTWAAAIGLIPLGLAFGLLMVQSGFSWWWTPIFSIVIYAGSMEFLAISMVTGGATALTSLVTGFMVNFRHIFYGLTFRRHRIYSRVGRAYSTYALTDETYAIVSSLPTDDRPSGTRILTIQIFCQALWVGGGIVGALAGRVIPSSIQGMEFALVALFVVLAMDSFRNNQDYSLPLSAAVLGIFAAAFAPGQLLMAALSAYFLLLIVRYLSPRVDTFLSLRRSVHRANSKECRSCPLEYHSLP, encoded by the coding sequence ATGCGCGCGGATATTTCTCAAGGATTACGGGATACATGGGCCGCCGCTATCGGCCTTATTCCCCTCGGCCTAGCCTTCGGCCTGCTCATGGTCCAATCCGGCTTCAGCTGGTGGTGGACACCGATTTTCTCCATCGTCATCTACGCCGGCTCCATGGAATTCTTGGCCATTTCCATGGTCACTGGTGGAGCTACCGCCCTTACCTCGTTGGTTACCGGTTTCATGGTGAACTTTCGCCATATTTTCTATGGTCTTACCTTCCGCCGGCATCGCATTTACTCACGGGTGGGCAGGGCTTATTCCACTTATGCGCTTACCGACGAAACCTATGCCATCGTCTCCTCTCTCCCCACCGATGACCGACCGAGCGGAACGCGCATCCTCACCATCCAAATCTTTTGCCAAGCTCTGTGGGTAGGAGGCGGCATCGTTGGTGCCCTTGCCGGTCGGGTAATCCCTTCTTCCATACAGGGCATGGAATTCGCGCTCGTGGCGCTCTTTGTTGTTTTGGCAATGGATTCTTTCCGCAATAATCAGGATTACTCTCTGCCGTTAAGCGCGGCGGTCTTGGGCATTTTTGCTGCCGCCTTCGCCCCAGGGCAACTCCTCATGGCGGCGCTTAGCGCCTACTTCTTATTGCTAATTGTCCGCTACCTGTCCCCGCGCGTCGACACCTTCCTCAGTCTGCGCCGATCCGTGCACCGTGCGAATTCCAAGGAGTGCCGCTCATGCCCGCTGGAGTATCACTCGCTACCATAG
- a CDS encoding DUF6049 family protein translates to MRQRLKSWAAVGGCVAVAGWGLCLPLPNAAAQMDSAAEKTQDIQTWLGARGPERANLDLIAAEPFAVDQDLKLTFRVHNPTDEAMEDLQLTSRRGDAVEDTAQARTQLATGEFPYYGPSTTTAPLQPGESREVNFQVPTSLHGEQTLAIEGPGAYPLLFTLTGTVGGEAVSFAEERLVGQVKGKKPALGDAPSDPKPHDLSVVYPISADIDSVPGGTGGEDLILSSDELATELAEGGRLDRLVSTYADHDLRGAACVAIDPALLDTVSRMAEGYKVGSARPSQAERPKRLRDSWFTNNDDVHLEPGTGKESATRWLNRLRELDCFMSMPWANANASAVTKANNPFLTYEGLQRGDHTIERVLGTKPATSLLAVGSGYIDQQLPVPALVADNTSWPGRAVTFDASLGALLAQTGSKPQTVGYSNPELRYDYALDSDLSRAITGGAALSLAASDDTVARLPNYLDPSAAEYALDSAQTLIDSGASHPRSLASRKLETAEPGSIPGSPFSDPAAFAESDIVRAEQQARYTDELMNIMVDDPDITLTRYEFVLPLRRDLLTALSLTNRDSLGSHTEARRTFTHTMDVHSDTLRDLRSSVALIPPGNVYTRVSESSPLLIVAENGLPLPVEAKLQYDAPDGARLNTPKSVRIPAKGSITVSMTADMPKDVDRRDIGLWLATPEKQTISEPISIAVQTRAGIVSVYGVGIAGALALVLATLFRLGRHRRKKSQRLNK, encoded by the coding sequence ATGCGCCAACGCCTGAAGTCTTGGGCAGCCGTGGGCGGCTGCGTGGCGGTAGCGGGGTGGGGCTTGTGCCTACCGCTGCCGAATGCAGCGGCGCAAATGGATTCTGCCGCGGAAAAAACGCAGGATATCCAGACGTGGTTGGGCGCGCGCGGTCCGGAGCGGGCCAACCTCGATCTTATTGCGGCCGAGCCCTTCGCCGTGGACCAAGATTTGAAACTTACCTTTCGGGTGCACAATCCCACCGATGAGGCCATGGAGGATCTCCAGCTCACCAGCCGCCGCGGCGATGCTGTTGAGGATACCGCGCAGGCCCGCACGCAGCTGGCCACCGGCGAGTTTCCATATTACGGCCCCAGCACCACCACCGCGCCTTTGCAGCCGGGCGAATCCCGCGAGGTTAACTTCCAGGTTCCCACCTCCTTGCACGGCGAGCAGACCTTGGCGATTGAGGGGCCCGGAGCCTATCCACTGCTTTTTACCCTCACCGGCACCGTCGGCGGTGAAGCAGTCAGCTTTGCAGAAGAGCGCCTGGTAGGCCAGGTAAAAGGGAAGAAACCGGCGCTTGGCGATGCCCCCTCGGACCCCAAACCCCACGATCTCAGCGTGGTTTATCCCATCAGCGCCGATATCGACTCGGTACCTGGTGGCACTGGGGGAGAAGACCTTATCCTCTCCTCCGATGAACTAGCCACCGAATTGGCGGAGGGCGGCCGCCTCGACCGCTTAGTCAGCACTTATGCCGATCACGATCTGCGCGGGGCGGCCTGCGTAGCCATCGATCCTGCCCTCTTAGACACGGTCAGCCGCATGGCGGAGGGCTATAAGGTGGGCTCCGCCCGCCCCTCCCAAGCTGAGCGGCCAAAGCGCCTGCGCGATTCCTGGTTCACCAATAATGACGATGTGCACCTCGAACCCGGCACTGGCAAAGAGAGTGCCACCCGCTGGCTCAATCGCTTGCGGGAGCTAGATTGCTTTATGTCCATGCCCTGGGCTAACGCCAATGCTTCAGCTGTGACCAAGGCAAATAACCCCTTTCTTACTTATGAGGGACTACAGCGCGGTGATCACACCATCGAGCGAGTTTTAGGGACAAAGCCGGCCACCTCGCTGCTCGCGGTAGGCTCAGGCTACATAGATCAGCAACTCCCTGTGCCCGCATTAGTAGCAGATAACACCTCTTGGCCCGGCCGTGCCGTTACTTTCGACGCCTCCTTGGGGGCCCTGCTCGCCCAGACCGGATCTAAGCCACAGACGGTGGGATATTCCAACCCAGAGCTACGCTATGACTACGCGCTCGATTCCGATCTTTCCCGCGCTATCACCGGCGGCGCAGCATTAAGCTTGGCCGCTAGCGATGACACCGTGGCACGTTTGCCCAATTACTTGGACCCCAGCGCCGCCGAGTATGCGCTCGACTCTGCCCAAACGCTTATCGATTCTGGGGCTTCCCATCCGCGCAGCCTTGCCAGCCGCAAGCTGGAGACCGCGGAGCCCGGTTCGATTCCCGGCAGCCCCTTTAGTGATCCCGCTGCCTTCGCCGAATCCGATATCGTCCGCGCGGAGCAGCAAGCCCGCTATACCGATGAGCTGATGAATATCATGGTCGATGACCCAGATATCACGCTCACACGCTATGAATTTGTCTTGCCTTTGCGCCGGGATCTGCTGACCGCGCTCTCGCTGACCAACCGCGATAGCCTGGGCAGTCATACAGAAGCGCGGCGCACATTTACACACACCATGGATGTGCATTCGGATACGCTGCGGGACCTGCGCTCTTCTGTGGCGCTTATCCCACCGGGCAATGTGTATACCCGCGTTTCCGAGTCATCGCCGCTGCTCATCGTGGCCGAAAACGGTCTTCCGCTACCGGTGGAGGCCAAGCTGCAATACGATGCCCCCGATGGCGCGCGCCTCAACACGCCCAAGAGCGTCCGTATTCCGGCCAAGGGCTCTATTACTGTATCCATGACAGCCGATATGCCTAAAGACGTCGACCGCAGGGATATTGGCTTGTGGCTTGCCACCCCAGAAAAGCAAACCATCTCGGAGCCAATCAGTATCGCCGTTCAAACGCGTGCCGGTATCGTAAGCGTGTATGGCGTCGGCATAGCCGGCGCTCTTGCGCTGGTCTTAGCCACGCTCTTCCGGCTAGGCCGCCATCGGCGCAAAAAATCACAAAGGCTTAATAAGTAA
- a CDS encoding YqgE/AlgH family protein, protein MFADRLFNALERNDPAPGQLLIAAPGMLSPEFARSVILVIEHNDMMTFGVDLTKRSEVAIFNVLPEWLPVVAKPQALYIGGPLNQQSVVGLAQTKQGVDPEKHNRLTRLAPRLAHVDLRAEPGDIEPLVSGMRMFAGYAEWGPGQLEEEIEAGEWFVSPALAQDVITPGPADLWADVMKRQPMPLPLYSTYPVNVEDN, encoded by the coding sequence ATGTTTGCCGATAGATTATTCAACGCCCTCGAGCGCAATGACCCTGCCCCCGGCCAGCTGCTCATCGCTGCTCCGGGGATGCTATCGCCGGAATTCGCCCGTTCCGTCATCCTCGTCATCGAGCACAATGACATGATGACCTTCGGCGTGGACCTGACCAAGCGTTCCGAGGTGGCCATATTCAATGTGCTGCCGGAATGGCTTCCAGTCGTAGCTAAGCCGCAAGCGCTATATATTGGTGGTCCGCTTAATCAGCAATCCGTGGTGGGGCTCGCGCAGACCAAACAGGGCGTAGATCCGGAAAAGCACAATCGCCTCACCCGCCTTGCTCCACGTCTGGCTCATGTGGATCTGCGCGCGGAGCCGGGAGACATCGAACCACTGGTTTCCGGTATGCGTATGTTTGCCGGCTATGCCGAGTGGGGCCCGGGCCAGCTAGAAGAGGAAATCGAGGCCGGCGAATGGTTCGTCTCGCCCGCTTTGGCTCAAGACGTCATTACTCCGGGCCCAGCCGATCTTTGGGCCGACGTTATGAAGCGTCAACCTATGCCGCTGCCGCTTTACTCCACTTACCCGGTCAACGTGGAAGACAATTAA
- a CDS encoding CCA tRNA nucleotidyltransferase gives MNFQDTQLIGVLARAESTVSSLSDLLGGLVEKFVARGYSLYLVGGSVRDALLDRLGNDLDFTTPARPEVVKEILDEWAETVWDTGIDFGTVSAAYKGQQIEITTFRSDSYDGQSRNPEVVYGDTLEGDLVRRDFKVNAMAIELLADATFKFHDPLHGLQDVADRVLDTPDKPEISFHDDPLRMLRAARFASQLEFRVADRVVDAMRDMAGEIQRITVERVQVELDKLICGTAPWDGIELLVSTGIADYIFPEIPALRMTADEHAQHKDVYAHSLKVLSQAMDQEEDGPDLVLRWAALLHDIGKPDTFDNTDGKVSFHHHEVVGAKLARKRLRKLKYPKATTEAIGQLVYLHMRFHGFGENQWTDSAVRRYVTDAGDLLPRLHKLVRADCTTRNAKKARRLQRTYDQLEERIEEIGRKEDLARVRPDLDGNEIMEILGLKPGPEVGQAWSYLKELRLEHGPLEREEAIAKLREWWDSKQ, from the coding sequence GTGAATTTTCAGGACACTCAGCTAATTGGCGTTCTTGCCCGCGCGGAATCCACCGTCTCGTCCCTCAGTGACCTGCTGGGCGGTCTGGTGGAGAAATTCGTCGCACGCGGCTACTCGCTTTACCTTGTGGGCGGCTCTGTGCGCGATGCGCTTTTGGACCGTTTGGGAAATGACCTGGACTTTACTACCCCGGCCCGGCCTGAGGTGGTTAAGGAAATCCTAGATGAGTGGGCCGAAACCGTGTGGGATACCGGCATCGACTTCGGTACCGTCTCCGCGGCGTATAAGGGTCAGCAGATCGAGATCACCACTTTCCGCTCCGATTCTTATGATGGCCAGTCCCGCAACCCTGAGGTGGTGTATGGCGATACCTTGGAGGGCGACCTCGTGCGGCGTGACTTCAAGGTCAATGCGATGGCCATAGAGCTGCTTGCCGACGCCACCTTTAAGTTCCACGATCCCCTCCACGGCCTTCAGGATGTGGCTGACCGAGTACTCGATACCCCGGATAAGCCGGAAATCTCCTTCCACGATGATCCCCTCCGCATGCTGCGCGCGGCACGTTTTGCTTCCCAGCTGGAATTTCGCGTGGCCGATCGCGTGGTGGATGCCATGCGGGATATGGCTGGCGAAATCCAGCGCATCACCGTGGAGCGAGTGCAGGTGGAACTGGATAAGCTCATCTGCGGCACTGCCCCGTGGGATGGCATTGAACTGCTGGTCTCTACCGGCATCGCGGACTACATCTTCCCGGAGATCCCCGCGTTGCGCATGACCGCGGACGAACACGCGCAGCACAAGGACGTTTATGCCCACTCACTGAAGGTGCTCAGCCAAGCCATGGACCAGGAAGAAGATGGTCCGGACCTCGTCCTGCGCTGGGCGGCGCTACTACACGATATTGGCAAGCCGGACACCTTTGACAACACCGATGGCAAGGTTTCCTTCCACCACCACGAGGTGGTGGGCGCCAAGCTCGCCCGCAAGCGACTGCGGAAGTTGAAGTACCCCAAAGCCACCACGGAGGCCATCGGTCAGCTGGTCTATTTGCATATGCGCTTCCACGGGTTTGGGGAAAATCAGTGGACGGATTCTGCCGTGCGCCGCTATGTCACTGATGCCGGCGATCTCCTTCCCCGATTGCACAAGCTGGTGCGCGCCGATTGCACCACCCGCAATGCGAAAAAGGCTCGCCGCCTCCAGCGCACCTACGATCAGCTCGAGGAGCGTATCGAAGAGATCGGCCGCAAGGAGGACCTAGCCCGCGTGCGCCCGGACCTCGATGGCAATGAGATCATGGAAATCCTAGGTCTTAAGCCCGGCCCCGAGGTGGGCCAGGCATGGTCTTATCTCAAGGAGTTGCGTCTGGAGCATGGACCCCTCGAGCGCGAGGAAGCGATTGCGAAGTTGCGCGAGTGGTGGGATTCTAAACAGTGA